A stretch of Scheffersomyces stipitis CBS 6054 chromosome 2, complete sequence DNA encodes these proteins:
- a CDS encoding predicted protein produces MKIGTIVLGLIYIVQASAQTFNQNRRLINDAAALDPDNLNWDPHSKDALLIRDREIYTVGYASYSDNSMTLYQIETNSNSTDEIKEQIICGINAVHSKHSEISVDKLHYIYHNSHLLQNRFRRREPYQESHEEGVLTVVLSYGSEEIGSAIKSIGSDVSFLTDPLNVNCAHGGAECPGNTRIVGFGGTCADAVGTVNIASYVDSSNTTVAQSKLNEGAEWADHVIENNQSVGSWKVGFNDSGLWNLIIRIIRNNECRNGLEPSYRIKSQRYMV; encoded by the exons ATGAAAATAGGCACAATTGTCTTGGGGCTTATCTACATAGTGCAAGCATCTGCACAGACCTTCAATCAGAACAGGAGGCTTATAAATGACGCTGCAGCATTGGACCcagacaacttgaactggGATCCTCATAGCAAAGACGCACTATTAATACGTGATAGAGAAATTTATACTGTCGGGTATGCTTCTTACAGCGACAACAGTATGACTTTGTATCAAATAGAAACCAACTCTAATAGCACCGATGAGATAAAAGAACAAATAATATGTGGTATAAACGCAGTGCATAGCAAACACAGCGAGATTTCCGTAGACAAGCTCCACTATATTTACCATAATAGTCACTTGTTGCAGAATCGTTTTAGAAGGAGAGAACCTTACCAAGAGAGCCATGAAGAAGGAGTTCTTACAGTTGTTTTGTCATACGGCTCAGAAGAAATCGGATCTGCTATTAAGCTGATCGGATCTGACGTTTCATTTCTAACGGACCCATTGAATGTTAATTGTGCTCATGGTGGTGCAGAGTGTCCTGGAAACACTAGGATTGTTGGGTTTGGTGGTACTTGTGCTGACGCTGTCGGAACAGTAAACATAGCCTCGTATGTAGACAGTAGTAATACTACAGTGGCCCAGTCGAAGTTGAATGAGGGAGCAGAATGGGCCGACCACGTAATAGAGAATAATCAGTCTGTGGGCTCATGGAAAGTTGGCTTCAACGACTCTGGTTTGTGGAATTTAATTATACGAATTATTCGGAATAATGAGTGTCGGAATGGTTTAGAGCCTT CATACCGAATCAAGAGCCAGAGATACATGGTGTAA
- the TDH1 gene encoding Glyceraldehyde-3-phosphate dehydrogenase (Glyceraldehyde-3-phosphate dehydrogenase (GAPDH)~go_funtion glyceraldehyde-3-phosphate dehydrogenase (phosphorylating) activity~go_process glycolysis), whose amino-acid sequence MVTIGINGFGRIGRLVLRIALERPDIDIVAVNDPFIAPDYAAYMFKYDSTHGRYKGTVESDAENIIINGKKIRAFQEKDPANIPWGKVGVDYVVESTGIFAKLAGAQKHIDAGAKKVIITAVTPDTPMFAIGVNEDKYTPDMNIISNASCTTNCLATLAKVINDNFGIEEGLMTTVHSITATQKTVDGPSQRDWRGGRTASGNIIPSSTGAAKAVGKVIPELNGKLTGMCLRVPTVDVSVVDMTVKLARPVTYEEICAAVKKASEGALKGIIGYTDEAVVSSDFLSSTYSCVFDAKAGILLSPQFVKLIAWYDNEYGYSARIVDLLEKVAATK is encoded by the coding sequence atggtTACAATTGGTATTAATGGGTTTGGACGTATCGGAAGATTAGTGTTAAGAATCGCTTTGGAAAGACCCGACATTGATATCGTCGCTGTTAATGATCCCTTCATTGCTCCCGATTATGCAGCCTACATGTTCAAGTACGACTCTACCCATGGCAGATACAAGGGCACAGTTGAATCTGATGCTGAAAACATCATTATCAACGGGAAGAAGATCAGAGCCtttcaagagaaagaccCAGCTAATATCCCTTGGGGAAAGGTAGGTGTCGACTATGTTGTTGAGTCTACAGGTATCTTTGCGAAGTTGGCTGGTGCACAAAAGCACATAGACGCTGGTGCTAAGAAAGTTATTATCACTGCTGTCACACCAGATACACCAATGTTCGCTATTGGTGTGAATGAAGATAAGTACACTCCTGACATGAACATCATATCCAATGCCTCGTGTACCACCAACTGTTTGGCTACTTTGGCAAAGGTTATCAATGACAactttggaattgaagaaggtttGATGACTACTGTCCACTCTATCACTGCTACTCAAAAGACAGTCGACGGCCCATCTCAAAGGGACTGGAGAGGAGGAAGAACCGCTTCTGGTAACATCAttccttcttctactgGTGCTGCCAAGGCTGTCGGAAAGGTGATTCCAGAGTTGAATGGTAAGTTGACTGGTATGTGTTTGAGAGTCCCAACCGTGGATGTTTCTGTAGTCGACATGACAGTGAAATTGGCTAGACCAGTTACCTACGAGGAAATCTGTGCTGCTGTGAAGAAAGCCTCAGAAGGTGCCTTGAAGGGCATCATTGGGTACACCGACGAAGCCGTCGTTTCTAGCGATTTCCTCAGCTCCACCTACTCGTGTGTGTTCGATGCCAAGGCTGGTATATTGCTTTCTCCTCAATTCGTCAAGTTGATTGCTTGGTATGACAATGAGTACGGTTACTCAGCTAGAATTGtcgacttgttggaaaaggTTGCGGCAACTAAATAG
- the RDH1 gene encoding short-chain alcohol dehydrogenase (short-chain alcohol dehydrogenase retinol dehydrogenase) produces the protein MSTAPPNIPFPGLLGWKAMINGYFPSNPSYTEEQYPKLDGKVVIVTGGNTGVGYQTAKSLAGSTNAKVYIFARSEEKALAAIRRMELEVAQEYNKSSINVHFIKLDLGDLTTIKASADEFLSKENRLDIVIHNAGVMGTSVGSKTVQGVELQLGTNCFGPHLLQKYFDPLVIETSKTNKPYESRIVWVASSAHFQSPERGIHYADPNFVDTPHLPRVLYCQSKAVNIMQAIAWPKNHPGADRVLSVSLCPGFLNTDIQRHASGIWKWFIPWVLHDPRYGAYTELYAALNPELKNQGEYYQSFGRLGDIRPDIKLEENVDKAWAYCEEQVKAYYKTVIK, from the coding sequence ATGAGTACCGCACCACCAAATATACCATTTCCAGGTCTTCTCGGATGGAAGGCAATGATCAATGGGTATTTTCCCTCAAATCCTTCCTACACCGAAGAGCAATACCCTAAACTCGACGGGAAGGTTGTAATTGTCACCGGTGGAAATACCGGTGTTGGTTATCAAACTGCTAAATCTTTAGCTGGGTCTACCAATGCTAAGGTCTACATATTTGCCAGAAGTGAGGAAAAGGCATTGGCTGCAATCAGGAGAatggaacttgaagttgctcAGGAGTACAACAAAAGTAGTATTAATGTTCACTTCATCAAACTTGACTTGGGTGATTTGACCACGATCAAAGCTTCTGCTGACGAATTCCTCTCCAAGGAAAATAGATTGGACATTGTAATTCACAATGCTGGTGTCATGGGCACTTCAGTAGGTTCTAAGACAGTTCAGGGGGTTGAATTACAGTTGGGTACAAACTGCTTTGGACCACACTTGTTGCAGAAGTATTTCGATCCACTTGTCATCGAAACTTCGAAGACCAACAAACCATACGAGTCTCGTATAGTGTGGGTGGCGTCTTCGGCACACTTCCAGTCTCCAGAAAGAGGAATTCACTACGCTGACCCAAACTTTGTGGACACTCCACACTTACCAAGAGTACTCTACTGCCAAAGTAAAGCGGTCAACATCATGCAAGCCATTGCATGGCCCAAGAATCATCCTGGTGCGGATAGAGTGTTGTCCGTTTCCTTGTGCCCAGGCTTCCTCAACACTGATATTCAACGACATGCTAGTGGTATTTGGAAATGGTTCATACCCTGGGTCCTTCATGATCCCAGATATGGTGCATACACCGAATTATATGCTGCATTGAACCCTGAGTTGAAAAACCAAGGTGAATACTATCAATCCTTCGGTAGATTAGGTGATATCAGACCAGATATCAAGCTCGAGGAAAATGTAGATAAAGCTTGGGCATACTGTGAAGAGCAGGTGAAGGCATACTACAAAACAGTTATAAAATAG